The Verrucomicrobium spinosum DSM 4136 = JCM 18804 genome includes a region encoding these proteins:
- a CDS encoding TonB-dependent receptor: MSLSIHSRFVIASSLAVAIAAPLAGQEAPTELDAVTVVGKAEDLLGAAPAASEGRASSEDLLSRPILRRGEILETIPGVIITQHAGGGKANQYFLRGYNLDHGTDFATSLDGMPLNMRTHAHGQGYTDLNGVIPELVERLDYVKGTYTAANGDLSTAGGANFLLFKHLERNQATFEIGEDNYYRGLIAGSIRLDTPVAPADGGVVNAKNAGKNPQPVAPVDPDVTESLTYALEYNTYDGPWVLPEDFERWNGLLRYFKGDEDNWFTATLMGYHGEWRSSDQIPQRAVKDGRIDRLGTVDPTTGGHSQRYSLNLAFQTTEGDVVTTGNVYGIHYDLDLYSNFTYFLDYPDRGDQFQQKEERWIIGGNLARTWKNQEFFGTPADYTLGFQTRHDLIDPIGLYRTEARRRFATVREDEVYESSYSVYADSTARWTDWFRTNIGVRGDVFYFDTSQSTLAANEGSEWDGIVSPKFSAIFGPWQETELYLNYGMGFHSNDARGVNTVVDPNSGDRVNKVDPLVRTMGGEIGVRTQVVPHLTSTLALFWLESDSELVYIGDAGANEAGPGSRRYGIEFANYWRPVRWFSLDAEIAITHARFTDAGDEDHIPGSIPFMFSGGMTLGAHAEDEGFFATLRARAFDRRPLIEDNSVKGKSSFLVNAGVGYRKANWEAAVECLNLFDREDNDIEYSYTSRLRNEGPEGYDDVHLHPTEPRTFRLRVTYRF; encoded by the coding sequence ATGTCACTTTCCATCCATTCTCGATTTGTTATCGCATCATCCCTGGCAGTGGCCATCGCGGCCCCCTTGGCAGGACAGGAAGCCCCCACCGAACTCGACGCCGTCACGGTGGTCGGCAAAGCGGAAGATCTCCTGGGGGCCGCGCCAGCGGCTTCTGAAGGTCGTGCCAGTTCAGAAGATCTGCTGAGTCGCCCGATCCTGCGCCGGGGCGAGATTCTGGAGACCATACCCGGCGTCATCATCACCCAGCATGCTGGTGGCGGGAAGGCCAACCAGTATTTCCTGCGCGGCTACAATCTGGACCACGGCACAGACTTCGCCACCAGTCTGGATGGGATGCCGCTGAACATGCGCACTCATGCCCATGGCCAGGGTTATACGGATCTCAACGGCGTGATTCCGGAGCTGGTGGAGCGTCTGGACTATGTGAAGGGTACCTACACCGCCGCCAACGGAGATCTCTCCACCGCGGGCGGTGCGAACTTCCTCCTCTTCAAACATCTGGAACGCAACCAGGCCACCTTTGAGATTGGGGAGGACAACTACTACCGCGGCCTCATTGCCGGCTCCATCCGCCTGGATACACCTGTGGCTCCGGCGGATGGTGGGGTGGTGAACGCCAAGAATGCCGGGAAAAACCCGCAGCCCGTGGCTCCGGTGGACCCCGACGTGACGGAGAGCCTGACGTATGCACTGGAGTACAACACCTATGATGGCCCCTGGGTGCTCCCGGAGGACTTTGAGCGCTGGAACGGGCTGCTGCGTTATTTCAAAGGTGATGAAGACAACTGGTTCACCGCCACGCTCATGGGCTACCACGGTGAGTGGCGCTCCAGTGACCAGATCCCCCAGAGGGCCGTGAAGGACGGCCGGATTGACCGGCTTGGCACTGTGGATCCGACGACGGGTGGACACTCCCAGCGCTACAGTTTGAATCTGGCCTTCCAGACGACGGAGGGCGATGTCGTCACCACCGGGAATGTGTACGGCATCCACTATGATCTGGACCTGTACTCGAACTTTACTTATTTCCTCGACTATCCGGATCGCGGGGATCAGTTCCAGCAGAAGGAAGAGCGGTGGATCATCGGCGGCAATCTGGCCCGCACTTGGAAGAACCAGGAGTTCTTTGGCACTCCGGCGGACTATACGCTTGGCTTCCAGACGCGGCATGATCTGATCGACCCCATCGGCCTCTATCGCACGGAGGCGCGCCGGCGATTTGCCACGGTGCGGGAGGACGAGGTGTATGAGAGCAGCTACAGCGTGTACGCAGACAGCACCGCCCGCTGGACGGACTGGTTCCGCACGAACATCGGCGTGCGCGGGGATGTGTTCTACTTCGACACCTCACAGAGCACCCTGGCGGCCAACGAAGGCTCTGAGTGGGACGGCATCGTCAGCCCGAAATTCAGCGCCATCTTCGGCCCGTGGCAGGAGACGGAGCTCTATCTCAACTACGGCATGGGCTTCCACAGCAACGATGCGCGTGGGGTGAACACGGTGGTGGATCCCAACAGTGGGGATCGCGTGAACAAGGTGGATCCGCTGGTCCGTACGATGGGGGGAGAGATCGGCGTGCGCACCCAGGTGGTGCCGCACCTCACCAGCACGCTGGCCCTCTTCTGGCTGGAGAGCGATAGCGAGCTCGTGTACATTGGCGATGCCGGTGCCAATGAGGCGGGTCCCGGGTCCCGGCGGTATGGCATTGAGTTTGCCAACTACTGGCGTCCGGTGCGCTGGTTCAGTCTGGATGCGGAGATCGCGATCACCCACGCACGCTTCACAGACGCTGGTGATGAAGACCACATCCCGGGGAGCATTCCCTTCATGTTCAGCGGCGGGATGACGCTCGGCGCGCATGCGGAAGACGAAGGTTTCTTCGCCACCCTGCGGGCACGGGCCTTTGACCGCCGTCCCCTCATTGAGGACAACAGCGTGAAAGGCAAGTCCAGCTTCTTGGTGAATGCCGGGGTGGGTTATCGCAAGGCCAACTGGGAGGCGGCGGTGGAGTGTCTCAACCTCTTCGACCGGGAGGACAATGACATCGAGTACTCCTACACAAGCCGTCTGCGGAACGAGGGGCCGGAAGGCTATGATGACGTGCACCTGCACCCTACGGAGCCCAGGACGTTTCGGTTGAGGGTGACGTATCGGTTCTAG